The sequence cggcttactggagaggtgagagattctgatgacgtcacattacatcattcttatctatgggaataacagatggacagaactggagaggtgaggactctggaaatgtctggagtgagatttattactgtgtctctccataaccaggattacacagtagtgaagaagacctctagtgagcgctgtcaggcccctgtgtctgagggatggggaagacccctgagcccaatcacggggcctccacctcaccccccgatacatgaggacatcaatgaccagaagatcctagaactcacctacaagatgattgagctgctgactggagaggtgacactgctgggaatgctgggacattatacagtaacgctatcaagggatcgggggtgacggtatcattgtatgtgtcaggttcctataaggtgtcaggacgtcaccgtctatttctccatggaggagtgggagtatttagaaggacacaaagatctgtacaaggacgtcatgatggcggttccccagcccctcacatcaccaggtaatagacaggactaaatacacacggcctataattatctgtatgtaaggaatgaattcagtccctgtatgtgtctcctccagttctatccagtaagaggacaacaccagagagatgtccccgtcctcttctcccacaggactgtaaacaagaagaccccgatgttcttcaggatgtgtttcctccagctctatccagtaagagatatctactcatgtactttctgcactaattttgtgttacatttttaggttttctgctctggttttttttcaactgtattgtctttccttctgtttgtttctagtgccttctctatgttgttatgaaggcaacttaaagacctgcagagggttcatgaataccctgtttccccgaaaaaaaaacccaaaacccaaaataagccatagcatgattttatgggatttttggggAATGCTTGAAATATGAGCCCTACTCATAAAAACCCTAGTTACAATCAGGGCCAGTGTcgggaggagtcaaactgcacaatttctcaagaactccactctcttagggaccccatcagttgtattctgaggttgattGTTTAAAAACCTTtaatgacttcaaagtcatgtgacatgatggaaccaaaggtctcttaattgcaggagtctaaactgAATAGGACACAGGCTGGCATTAGGAAAAAGGGAGAGCAAATTGGAATTGTGCGACACTTGTAggttggccagaagaagggtgttaAGCTACTgcttttggttacaaagcctaaagggggctttacacgctacgatatcgataatgttttatcgtcggggtcgcgttgttagtgatgcacatacggcgtcattaacgatatcgcagcgtgtgacactgaccagcgaccttaagcaacctcaaaaatggtgaaaatcgttcaccacggagaggtcatcccaaaaccaaaaatcggtaatggttgattatcgatgtggttcgtcactcgtgcggcagcacacatcgctgtgtgtgacaccgcaggagcgaggaacgtttccttacctgccgccggccgcaatgcggaaggaaggagttgggtgggatgttacgtcccgctcatctctgcccctccgctttgattggccatccgcttagtgacgtcgcggtgacgtcactgtgatgccgaacgtccctcccccttgagggagggattgttcagcagtcacagcgacgacgccgaccagataagtgcgtgtaacgctgccgtagcgataatgttcgctgcggcagcgatcacacgaaatcgcacgtacgacaggggcgggtgcttttgcgtacgatatcgctagcaattgctagcaatatcgtagcgtgtaaagcccgcttaaggataggCATTCAATTTTACAGTCCAGTCCCTATTAAATATCCGGCATCTGTCTGTAactattacactgtgtgcagaattattaggcaaatgagtattttgatcacatgatacttttgtgtagacgttgtcctactccaagctgtataggttgagagccaactaccaattaagtaaatcaggtgatgtgcatctctgtaatgaggaggggtgtggtgtaatgacatcaacatcctatataatgTGTGCTTACTTATTCCGCAACTTCCtttcctaaaggctactttacacactgcgatatcggtcccgatatcgctagtgtgggtacccgcccccatctgttgcgcgacacgggcatatcgctgcccgtgccgcacaacatcgcccacagccgtcacacatacttacctgtccggcgacgtcgctgtgaccggcgaaccgcctcctttctaagggggcggtccgtgcggcgtcacagcgacgtcactgaaacgtcactgaaacgccacccaatagcagcggaggggcggagatgagcgggacgcaacatcccgcccacctcctttcttccgcatagcggccgggaggcaggtagggagagcttcctcgctcctgcggcgtcacacgcagcgatgtgtgctgccgcaggaacgaggaacaatgtcgttactgctgcagtaacgagatttgagaatggacccccgtgtcgccgattagcgattttgcacgtttttgcaacgatgcaaaatcgcttatcgatgtcacacgcaacggcatcgctaatgcggccggatgtgcgtcacgaattccgtgaccccaacgagttcgcattagcgatatcgtagcgtgtaaagcccgctttaggcaaaatgggtcagaaaagagatttgacgggctctgaaatgtccaaaattgtgagatgtcttgcagagggatgcagcagtcttgaaattgccaaacttttgaagcgtgatcaccgaacaatcaagtgtttcatggcaaatagccaacagggtcgcaagaagtgtgttgggcaaaaaaggcgcaaaataactgcccatgaattgagggaaCTCGAGCATGAAGCTGCcatgatgccatttgccaccagtttggccatatttcagagctgcagcgttactggagtatcaagaggcacaaggtgtgccatactcagggacatggccaaggtaaggaatgctgaaaaacgactacttttgaacaagaaacataagataaaatgtcaagactgggaaatatcttcagactgatttttcaaaggttttatggactgatgaaatgagagtgagtcttgatgggccagaggctggataagtaaaggggagagagctccactcagatgccagcaaggtggaggtggggtactggtatgggctggtatcatcaaagatgaacttgtgggacctttttgggttgaggatggagtgaagttcaactcccagacctactgccagtttctggaagacaacttcttcaagcagaggTACAGGATTAAGTCGGTATcttttcaagaaaaacatgattttcatgcagtacaatgctccatcacatgcatcaaactactccacggcgtggctggccagtaaaggtctaaaagatgaaaaaataataacatgaccaccttgttcacctgatctgaaccccatagagaacctgtggtccctcataaaatgtgagatctacagggagggaaaacggttcacctctcagaacagtgtctggtggctgtggtgactgctgcacgcaCTGTTGATcgaaaacagatcaagcaactgacagaatctatggatggtaggctgttgagtgtcatcataagaaAGGTGGCtaaattggtcactaattttttggggttttgtttttgcatgtcaaaaatgtttatttctaaattttgtgcagttatattatttgttattggtttaccttgtgaaaataaacacgtgagatgggaatatatttggtttttattaagttgcctaataattctgcacagtaatagttacctacacaaacagatatcctcctaagatagccaaatctaaaaaaaaacactccaacttccaaaaacttTAAGCTTTCATAtttgagtcttttgagttgattgaaaacatagttgttgatcaataataaaaaacctctaaaatacaatttgactaataattctgcacacggtgtatattagTCTTCGAAAAAAATCTGTTTAAATTGTCTATGCtgtggatcaatgttacaaggagatttttgcaggttttgccaactgtcatggtggtgtcaggatctgtggaaattatagattctAGTACTCTACATGTTAACTTCTCTGAAGTCCATGAGCAGTGTAGGGAGACACAGGCGTTGAACCACATGTTTGGGCaatctagcaagagttattctctggtaggcttcttgttaatgtctttgatcacatgctgtagaggagaaagtatcatttgctccccttctatatatgctggctaggctgtttcattaatgccagctataatttacctatactggtctggttaggtgttgtgatccagacttacagatagttgttgtgcattattgctgtgagctgttgttGTTCTCTTTTTatcgctgccttcctgctcttgcttttctctttagtctctcactgtttatttctgtgagtttgcaatatGTCATGTCTGTCCTAATCTGTGTTtcccatctgtcttaatctgtgtttccatcatactacTGCCCCTTCTCTCCCGAGGGGGATAACAGAtttgatctggtcaggagaatagtaaggtatgGGACTCTGGCGTCTCCATTTTCAGAGGTAATCCacaggttaggaatagcttagggtcccctagggtgagggacagtataggagccccctatccctcattatcctgcaatcacattgtgacaatcaatcagattatttactgtagcacattacaGAGAACttaacaaagatgtaactcttaaggctgctttacacacaacgacatcgctagcgatctcgttagcgatgtgacacacccagaatgttgttacgatttgccgagatcgcacataggtcgtttagtagcggtcacacgtacacatctcacaaacaacgctacatcgttcagaaatatattgtttgaccaaggcggtcatgtggatgttattcgtcattggcagggtgtcaaacgttgcAATATGTCtactgcgttccaaacgacaaacaatattttgaaactgaacgatgtgtcaacgatcaacgattttttttaCCCTATTTACAAtctttcggagtcgcacgtaggtgtcacacgcaacgacgtcgctaacaatgacgaaagtgcgtcacgaaaactgtaaccccgacgacatatcgtcagataaatcaaagCGTGTAAATTGGCCTTaagatgtcgaaattggacaacacaatcagaatacattttttcctaatttaatttatgAGGTTCTGGTTTAAAAAagtaaatgtactttcaagataatatctttaaaaaataataatattgtgtttatttttagccgatgactgtattgggagttcagatggaaatcttatatcttcagaatttataacagatgctgAAAGTATCACACGTGatgcatatgaagagcatgctgttgtcccagatatacctccagtccttcctaggaaagctctatcatctgatgtTTTCAAACAAGttcaaaattccgatttatcacagaattgtcagCAAAAGAAAACTTacggaagggatgtggaacatgaaatggCTCATACAAAggaaaaaccattttcatgttcaaaatgtgggaaatgttttaccaagaaatcacatcttgttaacctTCAAAAAGTTCAGACCCATGAAAATCCGTTTTCATCTCctcaatgtgagaaatgttttgctcgaaaATCAAACCTTATTGATTATCAAAAATATCAGACTGggaagaagctattttcatgttcagagtgtgggaattgttttaattggaaatcagaacttgtccggcatcaaagatttcacacaggggagaagccattttcatgttcagaatgtgggaaatgtttcaaccagaaatcagatcttgttaggcatcaaagatctcacacaggagagaagctattttcatgttcagagtgtgggaaagattttagtcagaaatcaaaccttgttttgcatcagaaaattcacacacgtgaaaagccattttcatgttcagagtgtgggaaatgtttcaaccagaaatcaaatcttgttatgcatcaaagatctcacacaggtgagaaaccattttcatgttcagagtgtgggaaaggttttagtcagaaatcagaccttgttagacatcagaaaattcacacacgggagaagccattttcatgttcagagagtGGGAAATGTTTcaaccagaaatcagatcttgttgtgcatcaaagatctcacacaggtgagaaaccattttcatgttcagagtgtgggaaaggttttagtcGGAAATCAGACCTtgatagacatcagaaaattcacacacgggagaagtcattttcatgatcagagtgtgggaaatgtttcaacCAGAAATCAAatgttgttaggcatcaaagatctcacacaggggagaagccattttcatgttcagactgttggaaatgttttatttggaaatcagaacttgttatgcatcaaagatctcacacaggagagaaaccattttcatgtttagagtgtgggaaatgttttattcggaaatcagaatttgttgggcatcaaagatttcacaccggggacaagccattttcatgttcagaatgtgggaaaggttttagccagaaatcaaaccttgtttcgcatcagaaaattcacacacgggagaagccattttcatgttcagagtgtgggaaatgttttattcggaaatcagaacttgttgggcatcaaagatttcacacacgggacaagccattttcatgttcagagtgtggaaaatgttttattcagaaaccagaccttgttagacatcacaaaattcacataggggagaagcctGTGTGAAAAGGCTCCACCGTGAGTGGTTCTAACCACACAAGGGGTTTCACCAACAGTAGATATAAGATATAGGTTTCAGCAATTCAGTAGCATTAGATCACATTCTGCTGATCCTAGTGTGTCTTCTCCATTGCTAGCCAGTGTTGGAGACAATAGTTCACAAAACATTGTCCAAGCGACCCCTCCTGTATGGACCACTACCCCCCTACAGTCCTTGAGAAATACTCATCTCTTCCTTCTTCTATTGAGGTTATTAAAGTACACATTTCTTCTATTGCTCTTATAACTACTAGAACAACACTTATGGGGGCAAATACTCTGTCCTTGGATGTTAATAAGGTTTTTGATACCAATACAGACAAATTGAACACTGATACACAACAGTATTTGGCTATCATTCAGACGCAAGTTGATAAATTGAGGAAAGAGAGATCTGTGGTTTCTTTGATGGCAGCTAATTCCTTTAAGGAGATTGGAATAGTTGACTCTGTATCTAAAAGTactttcacacataacgagatcgcagctgagtcacggtttccgtgacgcattagcaatcccgttagcaatcttgttatgtgtgacacctaccagcgatcaggcccctgctgtgagatctctagtcgttgcagaatggtccaggccattttcttcaaaggcgatgtcctgctgggcaggacacatcgctgtgtttgacattgtgtgacagggtcacagtgactgctgagatcgttatacaggtcgctactgcgacctgtattgttcctcatcgttggtaagatctgactgtgtgacatctcacctgcgacctcccagtgacttacctgcgatccctatcaggttgcatcgttttcgggatcgctgggaagtcgttgtgtgtgactgggccttaaccctCTGGCATCTGATACATATACTAACCCTCTAGTATCTAATACATGTAACAATACTTCATTTGATTTGCTTGATCTCACCATTCATGATAATATATAGGATTTTACTGCAACCCCTGGTTCATCCTCTACACTACCTGATCATAATAAACTTATCACTATTGATAATTCCACTAATGCTGCAGCTTTGGTGCTTTTTTTACCCAAGGTCATCCCCAGTCAGAACAATGTGATAACCAATTATCTAACTCCAAAGTCGGTAAAAAGAGAAAAAGCGTTACAGAGGGACCAGAACTGGagccaaaacaaagcaaaaaaagggaaaaaagtttatCTGCTGGATGCTTAAATAAGACAAATAATATATTTCATCTTTCAGATTATACACCTACTACTACTGAAATTTCTTTACTTAATAAGGGCTTTTCTTTTTGTCCCACTTTTAATATAAAGGAACTTGATTTATTTACCGATCTACAGCTATTTATTAGAAAATTGACTGTGCAGAGACACTACACCATTATGGCAGGTAGGGCGACATCCAATAGTGCACTTTTAGGTGATTCGGTCACTGATCAATTCTTACACACTGACCTTAGATGGACCTCTAATTTTTATCCAACGGAAAGTAAAGGACACAATTTACACACATTCTGTGAAATGGTGCTTCAGGATTTCAACCTGTTAAAAAGCCAATGCGGAAATATTCCTTATAACTTATCCAGATCTGAAAAGAGGGCATTAAACTCTAATAGGGAATAATGATATCATCAGACCAgcgaataaaaggggggatgtcCTACAGAATAAATCAGACTAAATAGCAGAGGCTTTCAGAATCCTATCCGATCCCATGAATTACCGGCGGGCGACACAAAAGGATTATCAACTAGCTGTTTTAGAATATAACAACATTATTAAATGAGCCATTGCCTCTAATATTttaaacaagacagagaaaaattcCTCACGTTAGTTAACCCTGCTATGGCACATTTCTACCATCTGCCAACAATACACAAAAATTTATCCAAACCCTCGGGTCGTCCGATAATCTCAGGTATCGGTTCCTTAACATCCAATTTAGCGTCATAAATCGactttataatgcaaccccatgtTAATAGAATGGACAGCTATCTAAGGGATTCTACCCAACTTATAGGTTTGGTTAATGACATTCCATGGAAAGATTCTTTTGTTTTCATCTCTCTGGATGTCTCTGTTCTCTATTCTAATATTCCCCACAATTTGGGTTtattatgttttgatttttttctggaaACGGATGACAGGATTCCTCCAATACAGAAACAGTTTATTTTGCAAGGCATGTCATTCATTCTACATAATAATTACTTCACATTCAAGGATAACATGTACCAACAGACATAACATGTATCAACAGACACTTAGGACCGCAATGGGCTTGAAGGTGGCACCTACTTGTGCAAATTTGTTTATGGCCACCTTCGAGGCCATTTTTATCTATAACAATGATTTATAAGGTCACATTGTGCTATATAAATGGTACATTGATGACcttttttattatttgggactactCTGCCAATAATATCGATATTTTCATGTCTGCAATAGATAACAATTGGGGCCTAAAATTGTCAccaattgtgataccaatgtgatatgactgaagaatgagtgtgatttagatagggatcataatcaaaagatagtcatccaagatattatttgatccatcaattattcagtatcaaagagagatgtcctctggctgacccatttttaccatgatgaagaatacgtgtcaaacagatcttaagcaTAACCACGATTATCAGGAAGTAACATCTACAGTTCCACAGTTAGGAAATTCGTGGTTAGTTGACAACAGGTGCAAGGAAACcggcatgtaaaattcacggctccttgcaatatctccaggaaactgtggtcggccagttgtcaactggctaaatgtgcaggaaatgtgcaggaagctactggtgcccacagcagcttgtggtcaagttacatgaacatgactcagctgtcacatgctggtcacaattgcaatactgcatttgcacacgactacaaattttcctataaaaagacaggactcgcttaatgattagggacatttccaggacgcttaagtggacgcactgttcctgtgatgcaattgccatgttgtttccttatcactaatcgagtccctccgatgagaaaggattgctacaacataaacggtaatgttgatgcatatttctgttattgtataagattctatgattataaagtagttctaatgcctatgtaccattgactattcatgtgctattaaaataaatagtatcttgctataaagaatcttactattcatgcctgattaggatatcagtgagcgcttcgtaagtacaagctttcagccccctttttaggagaatttagcaagacaccaaTCTTGAGCAATACTAGTGTAGACTTCCTCGATCTCACCATTTTCCACGATGGGAATTGCATTCTGACCAAAACGTTTTTTAAAAAGGTCAATGTAAACAGTTATGTTCACTATAATATTGGGCACTACTATAAATGGATGCGCAACATACCATCCAATCAGTTTAAGCGAATAAGAAAAAATTGTACCCTGCACACTGATTTTGTGAAACAGTCCAAGATCCATTCTGAGAGATTTTTGGACAAGCAATATCCCAAAATGCTAATCAAAGCTTTTGTTGATTCTAGCAAATTGAAGCAGGGGGCTTTAATTACATACAAAACAAAACTGTCTGATTGTGATTATTCCCACAGTAACAATTTTGTCACTACTTATTGTTCTGACAGCATAAAAATAAGGAACATTTTACAAAAACACTGGGCCATTTGGACTAATGACCCAATATTGGGTAAAATGCTTCCCAGGTTTCCTGCACTTACGTTTAGAAGAGCACCAACACTTCGCAATCTTTTGGCCCCCAGCAGGTTAAAGGTTGGGGGTGACAGTAGTGGACCGGTTATTAGAACAGGGGGTTCATACAAATGAATGACAcctccaggggcgtacatagaaatcatggggccccatagcaaaagtctgaatggggcccccccattaaaaaaaatacaataaaatattaacataataaacagcatatatgttgctgggggggaacatacaagttactaggggccagtggtgggcatacaagttattggggacatatatacacattatgaattaatctttatcctagccaggctacacatctaccagtccagtaaataGACTATAACTGGGCGCGGCTccgtctgcagagcaccagtctGGGCCGTGCTGTGTGCCTgtcctgttttgtgactgtgtgtgACGCCTGATGCTCATaaagcaccacagcgcctgacactcacagagcaccacagcgcctgacactcgcagagcaccacagcacctgacactcgcagagcaccacagcgtctgacactcgcagagcaccacagcgcctgacactcaCAGAGCACCACAGCCCCTGACACTagcagagcaccgcagggcctgacactcgcagagcaccgcagggcctgacactcgcagagcaccgcagggcctgacactcgcagagcaccgcagggcctgacactcgcagagcaccacagcatctgacactcgcagagcaccacagcgcctgacactcgcagagcaccacagcgcctgacacttGCAGGCACCACAGcacctgacactcgcagagcaccacagcacctgacactcgcagagcaccacagctcctgacactcgcagagcaccgcagggcctgacactcgcagagcaccacagcacctgacactcgcagagcaccaaaGCCCCTGACAtcgcagagcaccgcagggcctgacactcgcagagcaccgcagggcctgacactcgcagagcaccgcagggcctgacactcgcagagcaccgcagggcctgacgctcgcagagcaccgcagcgcctgacgctcacagagcaccgcagggcctgacgctcgctgagcaccgcagggtctgacgcttgctgagcaccgcagggcctgacgctcgctgagcaccgcataatactactatacattgcaaaataatgctgccacaccatgaccaaatatcaccacattgagtctgaatataaccaccattctgttactgagcaaagcccactgcaccaagacctgtgggttcacaccacaaatccccaggaataatacacacagtgatgtcacagtacagaaataatatacaatggaaccttggtttacgagaacaattcgttctgggactgtgcttttaaaccaaattactcgttcagcaaagcaatatttcccacaggaaatcattgcaatgcagacaattccttccataacttgttcaatgtcccatcctggtcgcctattatgccattccacacacgtacaaacacacacatattattctcaccttaccttccattccatcaccggcctcctggttctttcaGTTCACgggtacaggctgtgtatcgggt comes from Anomaloglossus baeobatrachus isolate aAnoBae1 chromosome 5 unlocalized genomic scaffold, aAnoBae1.hap1 SUPER_5_unloc_12, whole genome shotgun sequence and encodes:
- the LOC142258820 gene encoding uncharacterized protein LOC142258820 produces the protein MAHTKEKPFSCSKCGKCFTKKSHLVNLQKVQTHENPFSSPQCEKCFARKSNLIDYQKYQTGKKLFSCSECGNCFNWKSELVRHQRFHTGEKPFSCSECGKCFNQKSDLVRHQRSHTGEKLFSCSECGKDFSQKSNLVLHQKIHTREKPFSCSECGKCFNQKSNLVMHQRSHTGEKPFSCSECGKGFSQKSDLVRHQKIHTREKPFSCSESGKCFNQKSDLVVHQRSHTGEKPFSCSECGKGFSRKSDLDRHQKIHTREKSFS